In one window of Protaetiibacter larvae DNA:
- a CDS encoding zinc-binding dehydrogenase: protein MPGAGDPRLGGLDGRHGLAGDYLLHPFRGFITGYDVVGVLESLDADATRQGLAVGQRVAAVVPDMGAHASIVVLPGSLLVAVPDGLDSSLAAALPLDLMTARLALSCLRPDARSVLVQGVTGAVGLLAAQLALPAGLRVAGTASQRTAAIEPLAVHLVDYRDASWRERVREEFGPVDGVIDHTGDRALGRLLSDRGRIVRISYAGRRGHQKGATLRGSIRTLLHHGIPPRERLAATPASIRGDHGRYRAQLGELLERVARGELRPVEPELHPFADFATALRAADRGLSGRKAVLRMP from the coding sequence GTGCCGGGTGCGGGTGACCCACGCCTCGGTGGGCTCGACGGACGCCATGGCCTGGCGGGCGACTACCTTCTGCACCCCTTCCGCGGTTTCATCACGGGCTACGACGTCGTGGGCGTGCTCGAGTCGCTCGACGCCGACGCCACCCGGCAGGGTCTCGCGGTGGGGCAGCGCGTGGCCGCCGTGGTGCCCGACATGGGCGCCCACGCGAGCATCGTCGTGCTGCCCGGCTCGTTGCTGGTCGCCGTGCCCGACGGGTTGGACTCGTCGCTCGCCGCGGCGCTGCCGCTCGACCTCATGACGGCGCGACTCGCGCTCTCCTGCTTGCGTCCGGATGCCCGCAGCGTGCTCGTGCAGGGCGTGACGGGCGCCGTCGGGCTGCTCGCGGCGCAGCTCGCGCTGCCTGCCGGCCTGCGGGTCGCGGGCACCGCGTCGCAGCGCACCGCCGCGATCGAGCCCCTCGCGGTGCACCTCGTCGACTACCGGGATGCGAGCTGGCGCGAGCGGGTACGCGAGGAGTTCGGTCCCGTCGACGGCGTCATCGATCACACGGGCGACCGGGCACTCGGCCGATTGCTGAGCGACCGCGGACGGATCGTGCGCATCTCCTACGCGGGGCGGCGCGGGCACCAGAAGGGGGCGACGCTGCGCGGCTCGATCCGCACCCTGCTGCACCACGGGATCCCGCCCCGCGAGCGCCTGGCGGCGACGCCGGCGTCCATCCGCGGCGACCACGGCCGCTACCGCGCGCAGCTGGGCGAGCTGCTCGAGCGCGTCGCCCGCGGGGAGCTGCGCCCGGTGGAGCCGGAGCTTCACCCCTTCGCCGACTTCGCGACGGCGCTGCGGGCGGCCGACCGCGGCCTCTCGGGCCGCAAGGCCGTGCTGCGGATGCCCTGA
- a CDS encoding cytosine permease, whose amino-acid sequence MTDVPPSSSGRPHDDDPDAAVGQSGAQQPAAYPPPYPPPYGGDIVSDDELASALAAQTAMYTGPITLPVLNSDPVFQPDPAELQLDVPPPVEEEVASAQGPAAEAPPVQLPPVPIPPPVAPPEYVAPDAIAADPEPPTIESPSVPAFVPEPVVPEPVGAQPFVPEPVVAPPFVSEPIAPEPVAQDAAVPDDAELGRTVEQEAAAGSTLDAILLLENELRRRQGLPVVEEAPEPPAGVSAVFPETPPAFAPIVPPPSHPEPVYEQPGYEQPVYEQPVYEQPVYEQPVYEQPVYEQPVYEQPAYDESGYVQPVFTDAEPDLASFPPPIVDPNEYAAPYVPESPLPGWTPAPDPEREGATPSTLDGGLESDERLWLAAPPPSFEPPPLVEPPAPQAAPLDPSTLTPTPVPTFSAPVVPPPLTTVDGPDGPVDVTRLPPPTGVTAIEVPPATFLDAPPPDVDVLPFAAPPAAPPTAAPVSFDALVAPPPGDAETDGIDDLAHPGAGAVPADSSLAPVTVTSSVAEVAVEPVPIGDDPDAARDPSPGEVEAAAAEPTPLERRAGHAARMFWLWFAANSSIVMVAVGASIFGFGLSLRQALVAIVAGVAVSALPLGLGTLAGKWSGQPTLVVSRASFGLQGNLLPAILAVLGRALWGGVMIWLLAATTASLLASSGLDAGLGAPVWAIVALAIGVIVTGVVAVFGYGLLHRIQRVLGILSILLVIATVVLTAGHVDFAAALRTDDGPWALAIGGIVVVFSVVGLAWAQSSSDLARYQRPGGSGAANMLWGSFGVIVPTLLILGWGAVLAASDPELADGLASDPLVTLLTLVPSWFALPVLAASAFGLVSAAIVTVYSGGLALVATGVRTSRPAATLMAALLVAAIGGGLLALGADTRDILRDVSTTLAVPVAAWVGIFASEMMIRLRRFHAPSLLAPGGVYPAVRWVNLIGLVVISAVGFGFTSAELAGFDWQGYLFGLVGIGADDPLAHTDLGVLVALALGVILPLLGGIPAIRRQERPIDQAEQRADALLD is encoded by the coding sequence ATGACGGACGTGCCGCCGAGCAGTTCCGGACGACCGCACGACGACGATCCCGACGCCGCGGTCGGACAGTCGGGTGCGCAGCAGCCTGCTGCCTACCCGCCGCCGTACCCCCCTCCCTACGGGGGCGACATCGTCAGCGACGACGAGCTCGCCAGCGCGCTCGCGGCCCAGACCGCGATGTACACCGGGCCGATCACCTTGCCGGTGCTCAACTCGGATCCCGTCTTCCAGCCCGACCCCGCAGAGCTGCAGCTCGACGTGCCTCCGCCGGTCGAGGAGGAGGTGGCGTCCGCGCAGGGTCCGGCGGCCGAGGCACCGCCCGTGCAGCTTCCCCCCGTGCCGATCCCGCCCCCGGTGGCGCCGCCCGAGTACGTCGCGCCGGACGCGATCGCCGCGGATCCCGAGCCGCCGACGATCGAATCGCCGTCGGTCCCGGCATTCGTGCCCGAGCCGGTCGTGCCCGAACCGGTCGGGGCGCAGCCGTTCGTGCCCGAGCCGGTCGTGGCGCCGCCGTTCGTGTCGGAGCCGATCGCGCCGGAGCCGGTCGCGCAGGACGCTGCCGTGCCGGACGACGCCGAGCTCGGACGCACCGTGGAGCAGGAGGCCGCGGCGGGCTCCACCCTCGACGCGATCCTGCTGCTCGAGAACGAGTTGCGCCGCCGGCAGGGGTTGCCGGTGGTCGAGGAGGCGCCCGAGCCCCCCGCCGGGGTGAGCGCCGTGTTCCCCGAGACGCCTCCCGCATTCGCGCCGATCGTCCCGCCCCCGAGCCACCCGGAGCCCGTGTACGAGCAGCCGGGGTACGAGCAGCCGGTCTATGAGCAGCCCGTGTACGAACAGCCGGTCTACGAGCAGCCGGTCTACGAGCAGCCGGTCTACGAGCAGCCGGTCTACGAGCAGCCGGCCTACGACGAGTCCGGGTACGTGCAACCCGTGTTCACCGACGCCGAGCCCGATCTCGCGTCGTTCCCCCCGCCCATCGTCGACCCGAACGAGTACGCCGCGCCGTACGTGCCCGAGTCGCCCCTTCCCGGATGGACACCCGCCCCCGACCCGGAACGTGAAGGCGCCACGCCGTCGACGCTCGACGGGGGCCTCGAATCGGACGAGCGCCTCTGGCTCGCCGCGCCGCCGCCGTCGTTCGAGCCGCCTCCGCTCGTCGAGCCGCCTGCACCCCAAGCGGCCCCCCTCGATCCGTCGACCTTGACGCCGACCCCGGTGCCGACGTTCAGCGCCCCCGTCGTTCCTCCTCCGCTCACGACCGTGGACGGCCCGGACGGTCCCGTCGATGTGACCCGGCTGCCGCCCCCGACCGGGGTGACCGCGATCGAGGTGCCCCCGGCGACCTTCCTCGACGCCCCGCCGCCCGACGTCGACGTGCTGCCCTTCGCGGCACCGCCGGCCGCCCCGCCGACGGCTGCCCCGGTCTCCTTCGACGCGCTCGTGGCCCCGCCGCCCGGGGACGCCGAGACCGACGGCATCGACGACCTCGCGCATCCGGGGGCCGGGGCGGTGCCGGCGGACTCCTCGCTCGCCCCCGTGACCGTCACGAGCAGCGTCGCCGAGGTCGCCGTCGAACCGGTCCCGATCGGCGACGACCCCGACGCGGCCCGCGATCCGTCACCCGGGGAGGTCGAGGCGGCCGCCGCCGAACCCACCCCGCTCGAGCGACGCGCCGGACACGCCGCGCGGATGTTCTGGCTCTGGTTCGCCGCCAACTCGTCGATCGTGATGGTCGCCGTCGGGGCCTCGATCTTCGGCTTCGGGCTGAGCCTGCGCCAGGCGCTCGTCGCGATCGTCGCGGGCGTGGCCGTCTCGGCCCTGCCGCTCGGTCTCGGCACGCTCGCCGGCAAGTGGAGCGGTCAGCCGACCCTCGTCGTCTCGCGGGCGAGCTTCGGTCTGCAGGGCAACCTGCTGCCGGCGATCCTCGCGGTGCTCGGGCGCGCGCTCTGGGGCGGCGTCATGATCTGGCTGCTCGCCGCGACCACGGCCTCGCTCCTGGCCTCCTCCGGGCTCGACGCCGGACTCGGGGCACCCGTGTGGGCGATCGTCGCCCTCGCGATCGGCGTGATCGTCACGGGGGTGGTCGCCGTCTTCGGCTACGGCCTCCTGCACCGGATCCAGCGGGTGCTCGGCATCCTGTCGATCCTGCTGGTGATCGCGACGGTCGTGCTCACCGCAGGTCACGTCGACTTCGCAGCAGCGCTGCGCACCGATGACGGCCCCTGGGCGCTCGCGATCGGCGGCATCGTGGTGGTCTTCAGCGTCGTCGGTCTCGCCTGGGCGCAGTCGAGCTCCGACCTCGCCCGCTACCAGCGCCCGGGAGGCTCGGGGGCTGCGAACATGCTGTGGGGCAGCTTCGGGGTCATCGTCCCGACACTCCTCATCCTCGGCTGGGGCGCCGTGCTCGCGGCGTCCGACCCGGAGCTCGCCGACGGCCTCGCGAGCGATCCGCTCGTCACCCTGCTGACGCTCGTGCCGAGCTGGTTCGCCCTGCCGGTGCTCGCGGCCTCGGCGTTCGGCCTGGTCTCGGCGGCGATCGTGACCGTCTACTCGGGCGGGCTCGCCCTCGTCGCAACGGGGGTGCGCACCTCGCGCCCCGCCGCCACCCTCATGGCCGCGCTGCTGGTCGCCGCGATCGGCGGGGGCCTCCTCGCTCTCGGGGCGGACACCCGCGACATCCTGCGCGACGTCTCCACGACACTCGCGGTGCCCGTCGCCGCCTGGGTGGGAATCTTCGCGAGCGAGATGATGATCCGCCTGCGCCGGTTCCACGCCCCGTCGCTGCTCGCCCCGGGAGGCGTCTACCCGGCCGTGCGGTGGGTCAACCTGATCGGGCTCGTCGTCATCTCCGCGGTCGGCTTCGGCTTCACGAGCGCGGAGCTCGCGGGCTTCGACTGGCAGGGCTACCTCTTCGGTCTCGTGGGCATCGGCGCGGACGACCCGCTCGCGCACACCGACCTGGGCGTGCTCGTGGCGCTCGCGCTGGGCGTGATCCTGCCGCTGCTCGGCGGCATCCCCGCGATCCGGCGCCAGGAGCGGCCCATCGATCAGGCCGAACAGCGTGCGGACGCGCTTCTAGACTGA
- a CDS encoding DUF1345 domain-containing protein, which yields MATTEFRSRAEHRWPVVVAIAVAIALYLAVPADYLPWLRFVVAGLAIAILIALVVLNPHRLNREERWSRRAGVALAILLLLANQVAIVQLIVALLEADAPDARGILLVAVQVWVTNIIVYAIVYWELDRGGPVVRRREPRDQLPPASFAFPQDANHDAVAEVASGSSRTADWMPSFFDYVYVSATNSMAFSPTDTMPLTTLAKAIMLVQSVTGFAILALVIARVVNVIGG from the coding sequence GTGGCGACCACCGAGTTCCGTTCCCGCGCCGAGCATCGCTGGCCCGTCGTGGTCGCCATCGCGGTGGCGATCGCGCTGTACCTCGCGGTGCCGGCGGACTACCTGCCGTGGCTGCGTTTCGTCGTCGCGGGACTGGCCATCGCGATCCTGATCGCCCTCGTGGTCTTGAACCCCCATCGGCTCAATCGCGAGGAGCGCTGGTCGCGCCGGGCGGGGGTCGCGCTCGCGATCCTGCTGCTGCTCGCGAACCAGGTGGCGATCGTGCAGCTCATCGTCGCGCTGCTCGAGGCGGATGCGCCCGACGCCCGCGGCATCCTGCTGGTCGCCGTGCAGGTCTGGGTGACGAACATCATCGTCTACGCGATCGTCTACTGGGAGCTCGATCGCGGGGGGCCGGTGGTCAGACGCCGCGAGCCGCGCGACCAGCTGCCCCCGGCGAGCTTCGCCTTCCCGCAGGATGCCAACCACGACGCGGTCGCGGAGGTCGCCTCCGGCTCCTCCCGCACGGCCGACTGGATGCCGTCCTTCTTCGACTACGTGTACGTCTCGGCGACGAACTCGATGGCGTTCAGCCCGACCGACACCATGCCGCTCACCACGCTCGCGAAGGCGATCATGCTCGTGCAGTCCGTGACCGGTTTCGCCATCCTGGCGCTCGTCATCGCGCGCGTCGTCAACGTCATCGGCGGCTGA
- the aceE gene encoding pyruvate dehydrogenase (acetyl-transferring), homodimeric type: MTVNDQDPYSVNNTDQDPEETAEWQESLDALVAEKGHARGREVVLSLLKRSKELHLGVPMVPTTDYINTIAPENEPAFPGDEELERQYRRWIRWNAAITVHRAQRPGIAVGGHISTYASSASLYEVGHNWFFRGQDHPSGGDQIFYQGHASPGMYARAFLEGRLSENDLDGFRQEKSRAPHGLSSYPHPRLMPEFWQFPTVSMGLGPINAIWQAQNNKYLTNRGIVDRGDSRVWAFLGDGEMDEVESRGALQWAANEKLDNLTFVVNCNLQRLDGPVRGNGKIIQELESFFRGAGWNVIKVVWGREWDDLLARDTTGALVNLMNVTPDGDYQTYKTENGAYVRENFFGRDPEALKLVEGYSDDDVWNLKRGGHDYRKVYAAFKAAVEHEGQPTVILAKTIKGYGLGKSFEGRNATHQMKKLTLDNLKQFRDELRIPITDAQLEENPYQPPYFHPGQDDPAVQYLQERRRELGGYLPERRTAHVALQLPEDSAYEIAKKGSGKQEVATTMAFARLLKDLLRSPDFGHRIVPIIPDEARTFGMDAYFPTAKIYNPNGQHYTSVDRDLLLAYKESPQGQIVHVGINEAGAFAAFTAIGTAYSTHGQPLIPVYVFYSMFGFQRTGDAMWAAGDQMARGFIIGATAGRTTLTGEGLQHADGHSPLLASTNPAVVSYDPAYGYEIGHIVKAGLDRMYGGSHPDPNVMYYLTVYNEPIVQPAEPDGLDVDGVLKGIYKLKDATIRGPKAQLLASGVSVPWALEAQELLARDWGVAADVWSVTSWSELRRDGIAADEHNFLNPTKQPQVPYVWHKLSGAEGPFLAVTDYMHAVPDQIRAWVPGEFATLGADGFGFSDTRPAARRFFKIDGPSVVVRTLQSLARRGQVDPAYVLQAIDKYKLHDVTAGTTGSAGGES; encoded by the coding sequence GTGACGGTGAACGACCAGGATCCGTACTCGGTGAACAACACCGATCAGGACCCGGAGGAGACCGCCGAATGGCAGGAGTCCCTCGACGCGCTCGTCGCGGAGAAGGGGCACGCTCGCGGACGCGAGGTCGTGCTGAGCCTGCTCAAGCGGTCCAAGGAGCTGCACCTGGGTGTGCCCATGGTGCCGACCACCGACTACATCAACACCATCGCACCCGAGAACGAGCCCGCGTTCCCCGGTGACGAGGAGCTCGAGCGCCAGTATCGCCGGTGGATCCGCTGGAACGCCGCGATCACCGTGCACCGCGCCCAGCGGCCCGGCATCGCGGTCGGCGGCCACATCTCGACCTACGCCTCGAGCGCGTCGCTCTACGAGGTCGGCCACAACTGGTTCTTCCGCGGTCAGGACCACCCCTCGGGCGGCGACCAGATCTTCTACCAGGGTCACGCCTCCCCCGGCATGTACGCGCGCGCCTTCCTCGAGGGGCGTCTGTCGGAGAACGACCTCGACGGGTTCCGCCAGGAGAAGTCCCGCGCACCGCACGGGCTCTCCTCCTACCCGCACCCGCGTCTCATGCCCGAGTTCTGGCAGTTCCCGACCGTGTCGATGGGGCTCGGCCCGATCAACGCCATCTGGCAGGCGCAGAACAACAAGTACCTCACCAACCGCGGCATCGTGGATCGCGGCGACAGCCGCGTCTGGGCGTTCCTCGGCGACGGCGAGATGGACGAGGTCGAGAGCCGTGGCGCCCTCCAGTGGGCCGCGAACGAGAAGCTCGACAACCTGACCTTCGTCGTCAACTGCAACCTGCAGCGGCTCGACGGCCCGGTGCGCGGCAACGGCAAGATCATCCAGGAGCTCGAGAGCTTCTTCCGCGGGGCCGGCTGGAACGTCATCAAGGTCGTCTGGGGCCGCGAGTGGGACGACCTGCTCGCGCGCGACACCACGGGTGCGCTCGTGAACCTCATGAACGTCACCCCCGACGGCGACTACCAGACCTACAAGACCGAGAACGGCGCCTACGTGCGCGAGAACTTCTTCGGCCGCGACCCCGAGGCGCTCAAGCTCGTCGAGGGCTACAGCGACGACGACGTCTGGAACCTCAAGCGCGGCGGCCACGACTACCGCAAGGTCTACGCGGCCTTCAAGGCGGCCGTCGAGCACGAGGGCCAGCCGACCGTCATCCTCGCGAAGACCATCAAGGGCTACGGCCTCGGCAAGAGCTTCGAGGGCCGCAACGCGACCCACCAGATGAAGAAGCTCACCCTCGACAACCTCAAGCAGTTCCGCGACGAGCTGCGCATCCCGATCACGGACGCCCAGCTCGAAGAGAACCCCTACCAGCCGCCGTACTTCCACCCCGGACAGGACGACCCGGCCGTGCAGTACCTGCAGGAGCGTCGCCGCGAGCTCGGCGGCTACCTGCCCGAGCGCCGCACCGCGCACGTCGCGCTGCAGCTGCCGGAGGACTCGGCGTACGAGATCGCCAAGAAGGGCTCCGGAAAGCAGGAGGTCGCCACCACGATGGCGTTCGCCCGCCTGCTCAAGGACCTGCTGCGCTCGCCCGACTTCGGGCACCGGATCGTGCCGATCATCCCGGACGAGGCGCGCACCTTCGGCATGGACGCCTACTTCCCGACGGCCAAGATCTACAACCCGAACGGCCAGCACTACACCTCGGTCGACCGCGACCTGCTGCTCGCCTACAAGGAGAGCCCCCAGGGGCAGATCGTGCACGTGGGCATCAACGAGGCGGGTGCCTTCGCGGCGTTCACCGCGATCGGCACCGCGTACTCGACGCACGGCCAGCCGCTCATCCCGGTCTACGTGTTCTACTCGATGTTCGGCTTCCAGCGCACCGGGGATGCCATGTGGGCCGCGGGCGACCAGATGGCGCGCGGTTTCATCATCGGCGCCACCGCCGGCCGCACCACGCTCACCGGCGAAGGCCTGCAGCATGCCGACGGTCATTCGCCGCTGCTCGCGTCCACCAACCCGGCGGTTGTCAGCTACGACCCGGCCTACGGCTACGAGATCGGCCACATCGTGAAGGCGGGCCTCGACCGCATGTACGGCGGCAGCCACCCGGACCCGAACGTCATGTACTACCTGACGGTCTACAACGAGCCGATCGTGCAGCCGGCCGAGCCGGACGGGCTCGACGTGGACGGCGTGCTCAAGGGCATCTACAAGCTCAAGGACGCCACCATCCGCGGCCCGAAGGCCCAGCTGCTCGCCTCCGGCGTCTCCGTGCCGTGGGCGCTCGAGGCGCAGGAGCTGCTCGCCCGCGACTGGGGCGTGGCAGCGGACGTCTGGAGCGTCACCTCGTGGAGCGAGTTGCGCCGCGACGGCATCGCCGCCGACGAGCACAACTTCCTCAACCCGACGAAGCAGCCGCAGGTGCCGTACGTGTGGCACAAGCTGAGCGGCGCCGAGGGTCCGTTCCTCGCGGTCACCGACTACATGCACGCCGTTCCCGACCAGATCCGCGCCTGGGTGCCCGGCGAGTTCGCGACCCTCGGGGCCGACGGCTTCGGCTTCAGCGACACGCGCCCCGCCGCCCGCCGCTTCTTCAAGATCGACGGGCCGTCGGTGGTCGTGCGCACCCTGCAGTCGCTCGCGCGCCGCGGCCAGGTCGACCCGGCGTACGTGCTGCAGGCGATCGACAAGTACAAGCTGCACGACGTGACCGCGGGAACCACGGGCTCGGCGGGCGGCGAGAGCTAA
- a CDS encoding zinc ribbon domain-containing protein → MGLKAAPEDQALLLELQEFDTRLQQLAHRTRTLPEAAAVTALAQEGDALRRALAEQTGVWEDARTELGRVESDVAVVEARIERDRARLQATSSVKDVQALEQELAALARRRDELEEIELVVMEKVEEHETALAATRAALDGLDSRTAEAVAARDAVLGALEAERVHLTANRETVAGRVPAELLALYEKQRARYGVGASHLRGGVSSASGVALNATDLNTVRAAAPDDVILCPDSSAILVRTAESGL, encoded by the coding sequence ATGGGCCTCAAGGCGGCACCCGAAGACCAGGCGCTCCTGCTGGAGCTGCAGGAGTTCGACACCCGCCTGCAGCAGCTCGCCCATCGGACGCGCACCCTGCCCGAGGCCGCGGCCGTCACGGCGCTCGCCCAGGAGGGCGACGCGCTCCGGCGCGCGCTCGCCGAGCAGACCGGGGTCTGGGAGGATGCGCGCACCGAGCTCGGCCGGGTCGAGTCGGATGTCGCCGTCGTCGAGGCCCGCATCGAACGCGACCGCGCCCGACTGCAGGCGACCTCCTCCGTGAAGGATGTGCAGGCGCTCGAACAGGAGCTCGCCGCCCTCGCCCGCCGTCGCGACGAGCTCGAGGAGATCGAGCTCGTCGTGATGGAGAAGGTCGAGGAGCACGAGACCGCGCTCGCCGCCACCCGTGCCGCTCTCGACGGACTCGACTCCCGGACCGCGGAGGCCGTCGCCGCACGCGACGCGGTGCTCGGCGCCCTCGAGGCGGAACGCGTGCACCTCACCGCCAACCGCGAGACGGTCGCCGGCAGGGTTCCGGCCGAGCTGCTCGCCCTCTACGAGAAGCAGCGCGCCCGCTACGGTGTGGGCGCCTCCCACCTGCGGGGCGGGGTGTCGAGCGCGAGCGGCGTCGCCCTCAATGCGACCGACCTCAACACGGTGCGCGCGGCGGCGCCCGACGACGTCATCCTCTGCCCCGACTCGAGCGCGATCCTCGTGCGCACCGCGGAGTCCGGTCTCTGA
- the cspE gene encoding transcription antiterminator/RNA stability regulator CspE, with the protein MPTGTVKWFNAEKGFGFITPDDGAQDVFAHYSAIDSSGYRTLEEGQRVEFEVTQGQKGPQAANIRVA; encoded by the coding sequence ATGCCCACTGGAACCGTGAAGTGGTTCAACGCCGAAAAGGGATTCGGCTTCATCACCCCCGACGACGGCGCACAGGACGTGTTCGCCCACTACTCGGCCATCGACTCGAGCGGTTACCGCACCCTCGAGGAGGGTCAGCGCGTGGAGTTCGAGGTCACCCAGGGCCAGAAGGGCCCGCAGGCCGCGAACATCCGCGTCGCCTGA
- a CDS encoding peroxiredoxin: MALENDTQAPDFDLANQFGEHIRLSDFRGRKPVALVFFPLAFSSTCTGELCALRDNLALFQEHGVELIGISVDSKATLRAWAEQEGYDFTLLADFWPHGAVAKEYGVFLEEKGFANRATFVIDAKGIIRASFITAPGQARSVEEYRAALDEVLPIAV, encoded by the coding sequence GTGGCTTTGGAGAACGACACACAGGCTCCCGATTTCGACCTCGCGAATCAGTTCGGCGAGCACATCCGGCTGAGCGACTTCCGCGGGCGCAAGCCCGTTGCCCTCGTCTTCTTCCCGCTCGCCTTCTCGAGCACCTGCACAGGGGAGCTGTGCGCGCTGCGTGACAACCTCGCGCTGTTCCAGGAGCACGGGGTCGAGCTCATCGGCATCTCGGTCGACTCGAAGGCGACGCTGCGCGCCTGGGCCGAGCAGGAGGGCTACGACTTCACCCTGCTGGCCGACTTCTGGCCGCACGGCGCCGTCGCGAAGGAGTACGGGGTCTTCCTCGAGGAGAAGGGCTTCGCGAACCGCGCGACGTTCGTGATCGACGCGAAGGGCATCATCCGTGCCTCCTTCATCACCGCCCCCGGTCAGGCGCGCTCGGTGGAGGAGTACCGCGCGGCGCTCGACGAGGTGCTGCCGATCGCGGTCTGA
- a CDS encoding Nif3-like dinuclear metal center hexameric protein translates to MPVALARVIDVAHTLWPLAGAEEWDVPGLIVGDPSAEVRAIHLAVDAVADTVAEAVERDAQLLLVHHPLLLRGVTSVAEDRYKGTMVARLIRGGCGLLAAHTNADVVARGTSAVLAARLGLVDPHPLVPSARDASLGLGRVGELPAPVTLGELARGLGEILPPTAQGIRGAGDYFAPIRRVALCAGAGDSLLANPAVQSADVYITSDLRHHPASEARENARIGGGPALLDISHWAAEWLWLEAAADELRAALPEVTVTVSELRTDPWDFALV, encoded by the coding sequence GTGCCTGTCGCCCTCGCCCGTGTGATCGACGTCGCGCACACCCTCTGGCCGCTCGCGGGTGCCGAGGAGTGGGATGTGCCGGGGTTGATCGTCGGCGACCCCTCCGCCGAGGTGCGCGCCATCCACCTCGCCGTGGACGCCGTGGCCGACACCGTCGCCGAGGCGGTCGAGCGCGACGCCCAGCTGCTGCTCGTGCACCATCCGCTGCTGCTGCGCGGCGTCACGAGCGTCGCCGAGGACCGCTACAAGGGCACCATGGTCGCGCGACTCATCCGCGGCGGCTGCGGGCTGCTCGCCGCGCACACCAACGCCGACGTGGTCGCCCGTGGCACCTCCGCCGTGCTCGCCGCACGACTCGGCCTGGTCGACCCGCACCCGCTCGTGCCCTCCGCCAGGGATGCCTCGCTCGGGCTGGGCCGGGTGGGGGAGCTGCCCGCCCCCGTCACGCTCGGCGAGCTCGCCCGCGGGCTCGGCGAGATCCTGCCGCCGACCGCCCAAGGCATCCGGGGCGCGGGGGACTACTTCGCGCCCATCCGCCGCGTCGCGCTGTGCGCGGGGGCGGGCGATTCGCTGCTCGCGAATCCGGCGGTGCAGAGCGCCGACGTCTACATCACGAGCGACCTCCGTCACCACCCGGCGTCGGAGGCGCGCGAGAACGCCCGCATCGGGGGCGGCCCCGCGCTGCTGGACATCTCCCACTGGGCGGCCGAATGGCTGTGGCTCGAGGCGGCGGCCGACGAGCTCCGCGCGGCGCTTCCCGAGGTCACGGTGACGGTGAGCGAGCTGCGCACCGACCCGTGGGACTTCGCCCTCGTCTGA
- a CDS encoding PucR family transcriptional regulator, whose protein sequence is MPEKTKAQTLSWLRTLSGELATSTLKRLDDTLPWYREMPPGRRSAVGLVAQAGITSFISWYDDPSSTPWIAADVFGAAPRELLRSVSLQQTLQLIRVTVEVVEERVKSAGDELREAILLYSREIAFAAADVYARAAEARGLWDARLEALVVDSILTGEYDSELPSRVAALGWNGHGAVSVLVGTAPRMLDVDQLRRTARHLDADVLIGVQGSRLVLVIGRVDQAEGSEAREPLAFIEIARQLEPGFGPGHLVLGHEVPSLVDAARSAKAALAGFAVAKAWRNAPRPTLADELLPERALAGDPLARATLINRVYKPLQNHSTELLQTLWAYLDNGRSLEATARELFVHPNTVRYRLKRITEVIGWDATGAREALILQTALIIGSIADTGRKHD, encoded by the coding sequence GTGCCGGAGAAGACGAAAGCCCAGACGCTCAGCTGGCTGCGGACGCTGTCGGGCGAGTTGGCCACGAGCACGCTCAAGCGGCTCGACGACACCCTCCCGTGGTATCGCGAGATGCCGCCCGGGCGGCGCAGCGCGGTCGGCCTCGTCGCGCAGGCGGGCATCACCTCGTTCATCTCCTGGTACGACGACCCCAGCTCGACGCCGTGGATCGCGGCCGACGTGTTCGGCGCGGCGCCGCGCGAGCTGCTGCGGTCCGTGAGCCTGCAGCAGACCCTGCAGCTCATCCGGGTGACGGTCGAGGTGGTCGAGGAGCGCGTGAAGAGCGCGGGAGACGAGCTGCGCGAGGCGATCCTGCTGTACTCCCGCGAGATCGCCTTCGCGGCCGCCGACGTGTACGCGCGCGCCGCCGAGGCCCGCGGGCTCTGGGATGCCCGGCTCGAAGCGCTCGTCGTGGACTCGATCCTCACGGGCGAGTACGACAGCGAACTCCCCAGTCGGGTCGCCGCCCTCGGCTGGAACGGCCACGGTGCCGTCTCGGTGCTCGTCGGCACGGCGCCGCGCATGCTCGACGTCGACCAGCTGCGACGCACCGCGCGGCACCTCGACGCCGACGTCCTCATCGGCGTGCAGGGCTCGCGCCTCGTGCTCGTGATCGGGCGCGTCGACCAGGCGGAGGGCAGCGAGGCGCGCGAACCTCTCGCGTTCATCGAGATCGCGCGACAGCTCGAGCCGGGGTTCGGCCCCGGTCACCTCGTGCTCGGCCACGAGGTGCCCTCGCTCGTGGACGCCGCCCGCAGCGCCAAGGCCGCCCTCGCCGGCTTCGCGGTCGCGAAGGCCTGGCGGAACGCGCCGCGACCGACCCTCGCCGACGAGCTGCTGCCGGAGCGCGCCCTCGCCGGCGACCCGCTCGCGCGCGCCACGCTCATCAACCGCGTCTACAAGCCGCTGCAGAACCACTCGACCGAACTGCTGCAGACCCTCTGGGCGTACCTCGACAACGGCCGCTCGCTCGAGGCGACCGCGCGCGAGCTGTTCGTGCACCCCAACACCGTCCGCTACCGCCTCAAACGCATCACCGAGGTGATCGGCTGGGACGCCACCGGGGCGCGCGAGGCCCTCATCCTGCAGACAGCGCTCATCATCGGCTCGATCGCCGACACGGGGCGCAAGCACGACTGA